One genomic region from Terriglobus aquaticus encodes:
- a CDS encoding IPT/TIG domain-containing protein — MLLLPVLRAAGPRWVASNGAGWQNDGSPITWYQNNVSYFIDAGPLSSSVSNAAATQIVNAAAQVWNIQYSNLVLSNGGSLNEDVSSSNVYLGSNGPIWPADVDSSNYAAKQIAVVFDADGTLIDMLLGSGASSPSACRQNAAVENVDKFIQPGNIAHAIILLNGRCTGPAPEQQLQMQYQLMRVFGRVIGLAWSQVNDNVFTGAPQPTYQQQLHWPIMHPIDIVCGTYTYQCLPNPFTLRDDDRCSVHLLYGLGAYASTDGEYLTGFVKFPTGEGMDGVNVTATRQGVQGQYGVEGWQTTSAVTGALYRRSSGNPVAGGLSGFPAVQGTLNSNYQGYWTMAEVPAIPTTSWNNVIVAAESVNPLYRGSYAVGPTSAGMILPSGTVGPSVFSVVGRYGAQSTTNIVSTASSDCSTGSDGTESAPATVAPSGMWSGKICGYGHTSWGSITVQAGRTATLEVIALDENNSASMAKMQPVLGLWHGSDPTGTRPTIAATGTAFNGRQNGTTQLTATFTTSETVRFVVADQRGSGRPDFAYSARLLYADSVRPARLGNNGGTVTITGVGFQPGNTVTVGGVAASVVSLSPTQIVVNAPTLSALNGNTTNDVVVSDLRTGGTSTITGGLLYGSSTGDVLTVVTAPLATTDVGAANTFAVRLTNSSNAPVAGVTITVRVTAGSATLAPCGATTCTVLTDGTGLARVQAAASAAGSITLLATTTSGAQASAQFSATLTSQSLSPVRPVEYIAATANAPFSPEVMVLRNGLRISGQPVQWTVGSGAVQLASTQNSAQSTSMADGSAIVSATGALAAGAQATVQACAWTNACTSLTLVGVSPDAFRLQGIAGDAQVVQSGSRLGAITLRVVDAAGNGVAGAAVSIRQQVTAWQPPCPATGRCAVPPVYGSAVTSAISDDDGLLSIAPMQFDGTAATTQIVAATGTSGFFSVSLVKEP, encoded by the coding sequence ATGCTACTTCTCCCAGTCCTGCGTGCCGCCGGCCCACGCTGGGTCGCCAGCAACGGAGCCGGTTGGCAAAACGACGGCTCCCCGATCACGTGGTACCAGAACAACGTCAGCTACTTCATCGACGCCGGCCCGCTCAGCAGCAGCGTAAGCAATGCCGCTGCCACCCAGATCGTGAACGCGGCCGCGCAGGTGTGGAACATCCAGTACAGCAATCTTGTGCTGTCCAACGGCGGGTCGCTCAACGAAGACGTGAGCTCCAGCAACGTCTACCTCGGCTCCAACGGTCCCATCTGGCCTGCCGACGTCGACAGCTCCAACTACGCAGCCAAGCAGATTGCGGTGGTCTTCGATGCGGACGGCACACTGATCGACATGCTGCTGGGCTCGGGTGCCAGTTCGCCGTCCGCCTGCCGCCAGAACGCTGCCGTGGAGAACGTGGACAAGTTCATCCAGCCCGGCAACATCGCGCACGCCATCATCCTGCTCAACGGCCGCTGCACCGGGCCGGCGCCTGAGCAGCAGTTGCAGATGCAATACCAGTTGATGCGCGTCTTTGGCCGAGTCATCGGCCTGGCCTGGTCCCAGGTGAATGACAACGTCTTCACCGGTGCGCCGCAGCCCACCTATCAGCAGCAACTGCACTGGCCCATCATGCACCCCATCGACATCGTGTGCGGCACGTACACCTACCAGTGCCTGCCCAATCCGTTCACCCTGCGCGACGACGACCGCTGCTCCGTCCACCTGCTGTATGGCCTGGGAGCCTACGCCTCCACCGACGGCGAGTACCTGACCGGCTTCGTGAAGTTCCCCACGGGCGAAGGCATGGACGGCGTGAATGTAACCGCGACCCGCCAGGGCGTGCAGGGCCAATACGGCGTGGAGGGCTGGCAGACCACCTCCGCCGTCACGGGAGCTCTGTACCGGCGCAGCAGCGGCAATCCCGTCGCGGGCGGCCTCTCCGGGTTTCCGGCGGTCCAGGGCACGTTGAACTCGAATTACCAGGGCTACTGGACCATGGCGGAGGTGCCGGCCATTCCGACTACCTCCTGGAACAACGTGATCGTTGCCGCAGAGTCCGTGAACCCGTTGTACCGCGGCAGCTATGCCGTGGGTCCCACTTCGGCGGGCATGATCCTGCCCTCCGGAACAGTTGGCCCCTCGGTGTTCAGCGTGGTCGGCCGATACGGTGCACAGTCCACCACCAACATCGTCTCCACCGCCTCGTCCGACTGCTCCACCGGCAGCGACGGCACGGAGTCCGCGCCGGCAACGGTCGCCCCCAGTGGCATGTGGAGCGGCAAAATCTGCGGCTACGGCCATACCTCCTGGGGCTCAATCACGGTGCAGGCAGGCCGCACCGCCACGCTGGAAGTAATAGCGCTCGACGAGAACAACAGCGCCTCGATGGCCAAGATGCAGCCGGTACTGGGCCTGTGGCACGGCTCGGACCCGACAGGAACTCGGCCCACTATTGCTGCGACAGGGACCGCCTTCAACGGCCGGCAGAATGGGACGACCCAGCTCACCGCCACGTTCACCACCTCTGAGACGGTGCGCTTCGTGGTCGCCGACCAACGCGGCAGCGGACGCCCCGATTTCGCCTACAGCGCGCGCCTGCTGTATGCAGACTCGGTTCGTCCGGCTCGCCTGGGCAACAACGGCGGCACGGTCACGATCACCGGTGTCGGCTTTCAGCCGGGAAACACCGTAACCGTCGGTGGTGTCGCAGCCTCGGTGGTCAGCCTGTCTCCCACGCAGATTGTGGTCAACGCACCTACTTTGTCTGCGCTGAACGGTAACACCACCAACGATGTGGTCGTGTCCGATCTGCGGACCGGAGGCACGTCGACCATCACGGGTGGCCTGCTCTACGGCAGCAGCACCGGCGACGTGCTCACAGTGGTGACCGCGCCTCTCGCCACCACGGATGTGGGCGCGGCGAACACGTTCGCCGTGCGCCTGACGAACAGCAGCAACGCTCCCGTCGCTGGCGTGACGATCACGGTTCGCGTCACGGCGGGTTCGGCAACGCTTGCTCCCTGCGGCGCCACTACCTGCACGGTGCTCACCGACGGAACCGGCCTGGCCCGTGTGCAGGCCGCCGCGAGCGCGGCTGGATCAATCACCTTGCTGGCCACGACCACCTCCGGTGCGCAGGCGTCCGCCCAGTTCAGCGCCACGCTCACTTCGCAGAGCCTGTCGCCCGTGCGACCGGTCGAGTACATCGCGGCCACTGCGAACGCGCCCTTTTCGCCAGAGGTGATGGTCCTGCGCAACGGCCTGCGCATCTCCGGCCAGCCAGTGCAGTGGACGGTCGGCTCCGGAGCGGTGCAGCTCGCCTCGACGCAGAACTCGGCCCAGAGCACCAGCATGGCGGACGGATCGGCCATCGTTTCCGCGACCGGTGCGCTCGCGGCCGGAGCGCAGGCAACAGTGCAGGCGTGCGCGTGGACCAATGCGTGTACCAGCCTCACGCTGGTCGGCGTGTCGCCGGACGCGTTCCGGCTGCAGGGAATTGCGGGCGACGCACAAGTGGTTCAGAGCGGATCTCGCCTTGGCGCCATCACGCTCCGAGTGGTCGATGCCGCCGGAAACGGCGTTGCCGGCGCGGCTGTTTCCATTCGCCAGCAGGTTACGGCCTGGCAGCCGCCCTGTCCCGCCACCGGACGTTGCGCCGTTCCGCCGGTCTACGGCAGTGCGGTCACGTCCGCCATCAGCGATGACGATGGCCTGCTGTCCATCGCTCCCATGCAATTCGACGGCACCGCCGCGACTACCCAGATCGTGGCAGCGACGGGCACCAGCGGCTTCTTCTCGGTTTCGCTGGTCAAGGAGCCCTAG